A genome region from Sphingorhabdus sp. SMR4y includes the following:
- a CDS encoding acyl-CoA dehydrogenase family protein, whose amino-acid sequence MTAFEIPQDIEDYLGVLDAFIEAEIKPIEQRDDNIRFFDHRREDARTNWDNHGLPTEEWEALLVEMREVADAAGHYRYALPKEFGGQDGSNLGMARIREHLAHKGLGLHNDLQNENSIVGNLVQPLMLRDFGTEQQKQDYIPQMLAGKMGWCFGLTEKDHGSDATWMDTTAVRETRDGVEGWLINGNKMWTTGLHKASHVMTFARHSGKDGDAKGIGCFIVPVDAEGFEIGEYMWTFNMPTDHPKCSYTNVWIPADAVLGDLDMGLACAQHFVHENRIRQAASSLGAAQYCIDEAVKYAGERKPFGKPLSVNQGIQFPLVELHTEAAMLRQLIYATAAKMDTMPKTDVAKYLSAQVSMCNYRANRLVCDAADRAMQVHGGMGYSRHKPFEHIYRHHRRYRITEGAEEIQMRKIGGDMFGFLNRKK is encoded by the coding sequence GGCGTGCTCGATGCCTTCATTGAGGCCGAGATCAAACCGATCGAACAGCGTGACGACAATATCCGCTTCTTCGACCACCGGCGGGAGGATGCCCGGACAAACTGGGACAATCATGGCCTGCCGACCGAGGAATGGGAGGCCTTGCTGGTCGAGATGCGCGAGGTGGCCGATGCCGCTGGGCATTATCGCTACGCCCTGCCCAAGGAATTCGGCGGACAGGACGGTAGCAATCTGGGCATGGCTCGGATCCGCGAACATCTCGCGCACAAGGGGCTCGGCCTGCACAATGATCTGCAGAACGAAAATTCGATCGTCGGCAATCTGGTACAGCCGTTGATGCTGCGCGATTTCGGTACGGAGCAACAAAAACAGGACTATATTCCCCAGATGCTGGCCGGGAAAATGGGCTGGTGCTTTGGCCTGACCGAAAAAGACCATGGTTCCGACGCGACATGGATGGATACGACCGCCGTGCGGGAAACCCGTGACGGGGTCGAGGGCTGGCTGATCAACGGCAATAAGATGTGGACCACCGGCCTGCACAAGGCCTCGCACGTGATGACCTTTGCCCGGCACAGCGGCAAGGACGGCGACGCAAAGGGCATCGGCTGCTTCATTGTCCCGGTCGATGCAGAAGGGTTCGAGATCGGCGAATATATGTGGACGTTCAACATGCCCACCGACCATCCGAAATGTTCCTACACCAATGTCTGGATACCTGCCGATGCCGTGCTCGGCGATCTCGATATGGGCCTCGCCTGCGCCCAGCATTTCGTCCATGAAAACCGCATACGCCAGGCCGCCTCTTCGCTGGGAGCGGCACAATATTGTATCGACGAAGCAGTGAAATATGCGGGCGAACGCAAGCCGTTTGGCAAGCCTTTGTCGGTCAATCAGGGCATCCAGTTTCCACTCGTCGAACTGCATACCGAAGCGGCCATGCTACGCCAGCTGATCTATGCAACGGCAGCCAAGATGGACACCATGCCGAAAACGGATGTTGCCAAATATCTCTCTGCCCAGGTCAGCATGTGCAACTATCGCGCAAACCGGCTGGTCTGCGATGCGGCCGACCGTGCGATGCAGGTTCACGGCGGCATGGGCTATTCGCGTCACAAGCCGTTCGAACATATCTACCGCCACCACCGCCGCTACCGGATCACCGAAGGGGCGGAGGAAATCCAGATGCGCAAAATAGGCGGCGACATGTTCGGATTTTTGAACAGGAAAAAATAG